CTACTATAGCATTAGCAAACTCATGACACTGTCTCTCGATTAATGCCTTATTAACTATCTTTAAAGCTTCGAATACCTCCCTCATGTTCCTACTTCGAGCGATGTCAGCGATCATCTCCTTTACCTCATCTTCTCCCATACCATAGTGCCTAGCTATGTTCCTCACTCTAGCTTCTATGGCCATTGCGAGTCCACGAGCATACTCCTCTAAGCTCTTCCCAACAGCGTTCCTTGCCCTCTCACAAATCTCAGCTAGGACCATATTGGCGTTTCGAACAAAGACCCGAAGTTCTTGTGGCGTCAGTTCAGAAATGTTTACGCTCAATAACGACTCTATTTGGGTTCTTAACTGCTCAGATAAGTTGAGGTTTAGTCTCAGGGAATTATTGAGCATGTACTGTAGAGCTATAGCCTTAGCCCTTACCACCGTTAGGTCATCGATCTCTCCAGCTTCGGTTGCCTGCGCGGTCACAATTGGAATGACTGGTAAGAGCGCTAACAATGCAAGTGCTACGATCGTTAGGCCAATAATCTTAGTTAAGCTACTCACCCTTCAACACCCCGAGGAGAAGGGTGTTAACGTCTCTAATTAGAGACCTTGTGAAACGGTTATGAAACCGTATTGGAACGATTAGAGAGCTAGCCCTCAAGCTTGAATAGGAGCTAGAGCTATCTTATGCCCTCCTTTAAAGCTTTATTAGCTAGCTCGTCGGCCCTCTTATTGTGCTTGCGATCCACGTGGTGATAGTAGACCTTTGAGAAGTGCTTCTCCTTATTCCTAACTTCTCTAAAAAGCTCCTTCAAGCTTTGGCTTCTAACCTTGTATTGTCCACTTAACTGCTTAACTAAAAGCTCTGAATCGCTAAATATGTGAAGGATCCCTTTCGGGAACAGCGAAGAACATATGTCTAGGGCCCTCATTAAAGCCATGTACTCTGCTTGGTTATTCGTAAAGTTCGAGCCCAGGAACTCGCTATGCTCTAAGAGTACTTTGTCGTCTTGATTAACTACCACTATGCCTATCCCAGCTGGTCCTGGATTCCCTCGCGACGAGCCATCAACATAGACCTTGACCACTAGGGGCATTACTGGCTCCTCAACTTAAACTTCCTAATTCTTATGCCCGCATCCCTCAAAATCTTAGCCGACTCCTCATCCTCGTAATCGGAGTCGTAGACTATCTCCTCTATCTCAGCGTTAACTAGCATCTTAGCACATATTATGCAAGGAAAGGTCGTGGTGTACAGCGTAGCCCCCTTCGTACTAACTCCAAAAACAGCTGCTTGAATTATCGCATTCTGCTCAGCATGCACCCCCCTACAGAGCTCATGCCTTTGACCTGATGGAACCCTTAGCTCCTCCCTCAAGCAATTCTTGCAATGTGGTAGTCCCTTAGGAGCTCCGTTGTATCCCGTAGCTAAAATCCTCTTGTCCTTGACTAGTAGAGCTCCAACCTTCCGCCTAAGACACGTGGATCTTGAGGATATGACGTGGGCTAGTCTCATGAAGTACTCGTCCCAAGTAGGTCTCTCCTCAACCACTTCAGCCTCAACCTAGATTAAGGACTAGGAAACCAACTTTAAGTCTTGCTCAGCAAATCTTGAATTTAAAGGGGCCTCTACCACCTCTGCTTGAAGTGGGGTATCTCTCCTCCTCGAGCAATGAAGTCTTTGGGGGTAAATCTCCCGACATCTAGAACAACAGTCTTCCCAAGTAGGCCCCCAAAGTCCACCTCGTCTCCAGGCTTTGCACCTGGTACTGGAATGAGCCTTACTCCCAAGCACTTTCCATTGATGACGCCTATCGAAAGCACGTCTGATATCAGTCCAGCGATGACCTCAACTGGAGTATCTCCCGGTATGCAGACCATGTCTAAGCCTGTTGAACATATTGAGCATGAAGCTATCAGAGTCCATATGGATGCTGAGCCTCTCTTGAAGGCTTCGGTTAAGCCTAGATCCTCACTTCCAGGAAGCATGACTCCACTGAAACCTCCAACATTTGTAGCTGCCATTGAGCCAGCTCTCTTCAGAGCTTCTGTGAGGAGAGCTAGTGATGTTAGCGTTCCTGGAGCTCCAAAGCTCTCAATACCCATAGCCTCAACTATGTCGGCAACCGAGTCTCCGATCTTCGGGCTGGGTGCTAATGATAGATCTACTGTGCACAGCTTTATCCCCATCCTCCTCGCTATCTCCCTTCCGATGAACTCGCCAGCTCTCGTTATCTTGAAGACGGCTCTCTTAATCTCCTCAAGCAGCTCGGTTAAGCTCTTACCTTGACATCTAGATTTGATAGCGTGCTCAAGAACTCCTGGTCCGCTTATCGCTATGTGTAATGCGACTTCGGGCATGTTATGACCATGGTGGGCTGCTGGTAAGAAGGGGGCGTCCTCAGGCATGTTAGCAAAGACACCTAGCCTAGTACAACCGATGCCCTTAGATGTTCTACCACTAAGCTCCTTGATTTGCTTTGAGACGTCGAGGATCGAATTAATGTTTATGCCTATCCCTGATTGAGCTGCGTTTACTGATGAGAATAGTCTCTCAGTTGAACTTATGACTTCAGCTATGGACGAGATTACAACCATGTCGCCCGGCGTTGCCCCCCTAGCTACGTAAGCTGAAAGCCCGCCGACGTAATCAATCCCGCACTCACGAGCTATGTTGTCTATCAGTGAGGAGATCTCAAGGAGCACCTTCATACCGTACTCTAAGCTAGCGGAGGAGTAAGGTTCGATGAGGATGCTTAGAGGAGTTATTGATAGTCTCTTGTTAACTATTGGGACTTGATAGCGCTCAGCAACCTCATCAACTATGCTCGCGAAGCTCGGTAATATCCTCTTAAGCTTCTCCTCTATCTTACTCATCATATTTGAGGGGTTTGAGTCTATGCAGTCCATTAAGCTTAAGCTTAGAGTAGTAGCTCTGATGTCAAACTTCAAGTACCTTATCATCTCTATGGTTTCAAGTATCTCCGATGGATGGACTACGATCGGCATGCATCCGCCACCACTCGATACACCAAGCCTTTGAATTTAAACTTAAATAAAAAGGTCTTGCTCGGAGTGGGCAAGCACTCCCTCTCGTGGAGGCAATTTCGTTAGCACTTCAGAGATCTAGGAAAGAGATGACCAAAATCCATCATGCTCATGGTAATGGAACTACAGCTACTTCGGTTTAAGGAAGGAGAGCGCCAAACCTTATGCTGCGATGCACCTCAAACCAGTATTGAGCAGAGAGCGATAGCGTGTTAGAACCTCTTGGCCTTGACGTTGACTTCGTAAAATTGCTTGTGCCACTCATTATTTATGAAGATTGCTTTACTTGTCTTTTAAAGGTGGCTCCGTTGCTTTGAAGAAGCACAAACTCTACTATCTCCAAGACTCCATCTCCGTTGTCTCGATAAGCTATGTAGTCAGCCTTTTCCTTCAAGGATTGCTCAGCATTAGCTACAGCAGCTTTGAAGTCAGCTATCGCGAAAAGCTCCAAATCTATTTCCGAGTCTCCAATGACTATGGTGTAGCCATCAACGTTTAAAAGCTTAAACGCTTCCTTTACCCCAAGCGCCTTACTTACTCCTTCGGGGAGGACAATTACGTATCCCTTGTTGTTTCTTAAGACCGTTTTCACCTCTAGCTTCGAGATTTCGGGTTTAACTAAATCCATGTACTCAAGCTTGAAAGCTATGGTGTTTTCCTTCTCTTCGATGAATGGAAGGTGCGCTAGCTTCTTCACGCTAGCTATCCATCGTTCATCAGCGAAGCAGTAGTACACTCCGCTGCTTGGTATATAAACTGAGAGGCCTGCTTCGGTAACCCATGCATCGAAGATTCCTTTGAGGTCGGTTCTCTTCGATAAGTACCTTCTATCCCTACCAGTGGCTAGCACCAACGTCCAACCTTGGTTTCTTAAGCGCAACAACGACTCTTTGATGTACGGCTTTAGAGGGTCGTCGCCACCCCTTGTAAGGGTTTCATCCAGATCCACGACTAAGATCTTACTCGACCTCAACCTCCAGCCCTCTTGAGGAGAAGCTCCTCGCAATCTTAGCTACCAGCCACCTTAGCTTCCTCACGTTAACTATTGGAATGCTTACGAGCGCTTCGACTTTGTTCTCCTTCTCACTAATAGTTAAGACCTCAGGTTCTCCAAACAGTTCAGGCTTTATCTCCATTAAGACCTCTTGAACAGTATTTCTGACCTCTCCTATGCCCTTCCCATGAAAGGTTAATCTAAGCTCAACGTGCTTCACAATCGATTGCGACTTATTAATGATAGGATTCTTCAGGAAGTACGAATTAGGTACTATTACTAGGTCACCTTCATAAGTTATGATCTCAGTATCTAATGCCTTAATAGTTCGAACAGTGCCTTCCACGTCACCGACCTTTATTTGATCTCCAACTTTAAACGGTCTCCTCAGAACTAGGTATAACTCTGAGGTCAAGTTAAGGATTACATCTCTCAAGCCAATGATCAGCAGCACTACGATTATCACAGCAATTGCCGTGAGGATCGTCGTCTCCAAACTTAGAATGCTTATGGCAGCAACTACACCTATGAATATGATGAAGTACCGAAAGACCTCAGCTACCCTCTTAGCAAATTCTGCTCCGAACTTCGATAACACTCGTTCTAAGCTTGAGCGTGCATAGTTACTGATGA
The sequence above is drawn from the Candidatus Nezhaarchaeota archaeon genome and encodes:
- a CDS encoding ribonuclease HI family protein, whose amino-acid sequence is MPLVVKVYVDGSSRGNPGPAGIGIVVVNQDDKVLLEHSEFLGSNFTNNQAEYMALMRALDICSSLFPKGILHIFSDSELLVKQLSGQYKVRSQSLKELFREVRNKEKHFSKVYYHHVDRKHNKRADELANKALKEGIR
- a CDS encoding mechanosensitive ion channel produces the protein MFELSEPMINLLLRIVMAIIAVASACFISNYARSSLERVLSKFGAEFAKRVAEVFRYFIIFIGVVAAISILSLETTILTAIAVIIVVLLIIGLRDVILNLTSELYLVLRRPFKVGDQIKVGDVEGTVRTIKALDTEIITYEGDLVIVPNSYFLKNPIINKSQSIVKHVELRLTFHGKGIGEVRNTVQEVLMEIKPELFGEPEVLTISEKENKVEALVSIPIVNVRKLRWLVAKIARSFSSRGLEVEVE
- a CDS encoding DUF711 family protein, whose protein sequence is MPIVVHPSEILETIEMIRYLKFDIRATTLSLSLMDCIDSNPSNMMSKIEEKLKRILPSFASIVDEVAERYQVPIVNKRLSITPLSILIEPYSSASLEYGMKVLLEISSLIDNIARECGIDYVGGLSAYVARGATPGDMVVISSIAEVISSTERLFSSVNAAQSGIGININSILDVSKQIKELSGRTSKGIGCTRLGVFANMPEDAPFLPAAHHGHNMPEVALHIAISGPGVLEHAIKSRCQGKSLTELLEEIKRAVFKITRAGEFIGREIARRMGIKLCTVDLSLAPSPKIGDSVADIVEAMGIESFGAPGTLTSLALLTEALKRAGSMAATNVGGFSGVMLPGSEDLGLTEAFKRGSASIWTLIASCSICSTGLDMVCIPGDTPVEVIAGLISDVLSIGVINGKCLGVRLIPVPGAKPGDEVDFGGLLGKTVVLDVGRFTPKDFIARGGEIPHFKQRW
- a CDS encoding HAD family hydrolase, translating into MRSSKILVVDLDETLTRGGDDPLKPYIKESLLRLRNQGWTLVLATGRDRRYLSKRTDLKGIFDAWVTEAGLSVYIPSSGVYYCFADERWIASVKKLAHLPFIEEKENTIAFKLEYMDLVKPEISKLEVKTVLRNNKGYVIVLPEGVSKALGVKEAFKLLNVDGYTIVIGDSEIDLELFAIADFKAAVANAEQSLKEKADYIAYRDNGDGVLEIVEFVLLQSNGATFKRQVKQSS
- a CDS encoding cytidine/deoxycytidylate deaminase family protein; the protein is MVEERPTWDEYFMRLAHVISSRSTCLRRKVGALLVKDKRILATGYNGAPKGLPHCKNCLREELRVPSGQRHELCRGVHAEQNAIIQAAVFGVSTKGATLYTTTFPCIICAKMLVNAEIEEIVYDSDYEDEESAKILRDAGIRIRKFKLRSQ